One region of Vigna angularis cultivar LongXiaoDou No.4 chromosome 10, ASM1680809v1, whole genome shotgun sequence genomic DNA includes:
- the LOC108335580 gene encoding E3 ubiquitin-protein ligase AIRP1: MRMFGMNQSLYSITIMGTGLTTLMPAAIFRFSMRVFSQLVPLQLQGPPFTLIPSQTLFQEGPDFLRTLFSPLLSLSSPLSPPSSLRLFDTDIIETLVNMGADEIRRIFHIDDHAATSSESQPPEIPLWIVINVTENSLHATTQYLLRMVPAVEKLVDTLLKKYTMLQTECCCICLDEFDLNVECYTLPCRHFFHQNCITRWLQTHQTCPMCRQPLRTLKD; the protein is encoded by the coding sequence ATGAGAATGTTTGGGATGAATCAAAGTTTGTACAGCATAACCATCATGGGCACTGGCCTCACTACTCTCATGCCTGCAGCTATTTTCAGATTCAGCATGAGAGTTTTTTCTCAATTAGTTCCACTTCAACTACAAGGTCCTCCTTTTACTCTTATACCGAGCCAAACCTTGTTCCAAGAGGGTCCAGATTTCTTGCGGACACTGTTTTCGCCACTGTTATCACTGTCATCACCGTTATCGCCACCCTCATCGCTTAGACTCTTCGACACTGACATTATTGAAACACTGGTAAACATGGGTGCTGATGAAATTCGAAGAATCTTTCACATTGATGATCATGCCGCTACTTCTTCAGAATCTCAACCCCCAGAAATTCCTCTCTGGATTGTAATCAATGTTACTGAAAACAGCCTTCATGCAACAACACAATATCTTTTAAGAATGGTTCCAGCAGTCGAAAAACTCGTTGACACGTTGTTGAAGAAATATACGATGTTACAGACTGAGTGTTGTTGCATATGCTTGGATGAATTTGATCTCAATGTTGAATGCTACACACTTCCATGTCgacacttctttcatcaaaactGTATTACGCGCTGGCTACAAACCCATCAGACCTGTCCCATGTGTCGCCAACCTCTGCGAACCCTAAAAGACTAG